CGGCAAAGACGCCGCCTGGGCGCTGCACATCCTTCGGCAGGCAAGAGAGGTGGACGTGGTGGGCCTGCTCACCACCACCAACGAGGCCTTCGAGCGGGTGGCCATGCATGGTGTGCGGGAGGCACTGCTGGAGGCCCAGGCCGAGGCCGCTGGTCTGCCGCTCTGGAAGGTGCCGTTGCCTTGGCCCTGCTCCAACGAGGCCTACGAGGCCCGCATGGCCGCCGTGTGCGCGGAAGCCCAGGCCCAGGGCATCGAGGCCATGGCCTTCGGCGATCTCTTCCTGGAGGATGTGCGGGACTACCGCATCCAGAAGCTGGCGGGAACTGGCCTGCGGCCCCTCTTTCCCATCTGGAATCCGGATACTGCGGGCCTGGCCCGGGAGATGGTCGGGGCCGGGCTCCGGGCCACCTTGGCCTGCGTGGATCCCCGCGTGCTGGCCGCGGAGTTCGCCGGACGGGATTTCGATGCGGGCTTGTTGGCCGAGCTGCCCGAGGGGGTGGATCCCTGCGGCGAACGGGGCGAATTCCATACCTTCGCCTGGGGCGGGCCCATGTTCCAGCATCCGGTGGCCATCCGAAGAGGTGAGGTGGTGGAACGGGATGGCTTTGTCTTCGCCGACCTGCTGCCGGCATGAACCCCGCGAAACCCCAGGGGGCCACGCTTATGGACCCCGGCAAGCCGCTCATTCTGGTGACGGGCGCCACGGGCTACATCGGCGGGCGCCTGGTGCCGAAGTTGCTTGAAGCCGGGCACCGGGTCCGCTGCTTGTCTCGCAATCCCGAGCGCCTGGCGGGCCGATCTTGGCCGGGCGTGCAGATGGTGAAGGGCGATGTGTCCGATTCAGCCTCTCTGGAAGCTGCTTTGGCGGGCGTGGCCCAGGCCTACTATCTGGTGCATGCCATGGGTGAGGACCGCCCCGATTTCCGGGGCCGGGACCTGCGGCAGGCGCTGGCCTTCGCGGAAGCCTGTGCGAAGGCCGACGTACGTCGGATCATCTACCTGGGCGGTCTGGGCGATCCCACCCGCCATCGCAGCGATCACCTCGCCAGCCGCCAGGAGGTGGGTGCCGCGCTGGGTTCCACGGGCGTGCCGGTGCTGGAGTTCCGGGCTGCTGTGATCGTGGGCAGTGGCAGCGCCAGCTTCGAGATGATCCGCCACCTGACCGAACGGCTGCCTGTGATGATCACGCCCCGCTGGGTGAACACCCGCTGCCAGCCCATCGGCGTGCGCGATGTGCTGGCCTACCTTCGCGAGGCCCTCAGCCACCCGCAGGTGGAAGGCATCTTTGAGATCGGCGGCGGAGACGTGCTCAGCTACCGGGAGATGATGCTGGCCTACGCGGAGACAAGAGGGCTCCGCCGCACGATCCTGCCCATGAATGTTCCTCTGCCCATCCTGTCGGTGCTCTGGGTGGATCTGATGACGCCCATTCCCCTGGCGCTGGCGGGGCCCCTGGTGGAAGGCGCCAGCACCGAGGTGGTGGTGCGGGATCCGCGCGCGCTGGACGTGTTCTCGGTGCGGCCCCTGACCTACCGCGAATCCTTGGCCCTGGCCTTGCAGCGACTGGATGAGGATGCCGTGGAGACCACCTGGGCCTCCAGCCTCGCGGGCGAACCCGAGGGCAGTTCGCTGGGTTCCCATGAAGGGATGCTGCTGGCACGGCATTCCCGGCATGTGAAGGCTCGCCCCGAGGCGGTCTTCCAGGTGTGCTGCGCCCTCGGCGGAGAAAACGGCTGGCCCGCCGGCAACTGGCTGTGGCAGATGCGCGGCTGGATGGATCGCGCCCTGCGCGGCACAGGCATGCGCCGCGGTCGCAGGCATCCACGGGAACTGCGCGTGGGCGATCCCGTGGATTTCTGGCGGGTGGAGGCCCTGGAGCCCGATCACCTGCTGCGGTTGCGGTCGGAGATGAAGGTGGATGGCCACGCCTGGCTGCAATTCATCATTCGGCCTGAGGGAACGGGCACCCGCCTGGAACAGACCGCCTTCTTCGAGCCCCATGGCCTGTTGGGATTGCTCTACTGGTATGCGGTGCTGCCCTTCCACTGGTTCGTGTTTCCCGGCATGATCCGCGCGCTGAAGAAACGGGCCGAAGCGGTCATGTGACAATCGAACCGGGATGGTGACCATGTTCGAGACGCAACGGGATGCCTGTGTGGCCGCAGCCGAGGCTGGCGGCAAGGTGCTGCTGGGCTACTTCCGCCAGCTGGATCCCGCCACCATCACCGAGAAAACCAAGAACGATTTCGTGAGCGATGCGGATCGCGCTTCCGAGGCGGCCATTCGCGCAGAGCTGGAGTTCCGTTTCCCGCAGTACGGATTCGTCGGCGAAGAGGGAGGTGCCTCCGGCGACACCGAGCGGCGCTGGATTGTGGATCCCCTGGACGGCACCCTGAACTTCGTCCAGGGTTTCCCCCACTGGTGCGTGTCTGTGGCGCTGTGGGATGCGGAGGGCCCCGTGGCGGGTTGTGTGCTTGATCCCCTCCGCGGTGACTGCTTCCTGGCAACGCGGGGGCAGGGCGCCACCTGGAACGGCAAGCCCATGGGGGTCTCCAAGCAGCCGGGCCTGGATGGGGCCTTCCTGGCCACGGGCTTCGCGTACCAATTGGGAGATCGCTGGCCCCGCTTCCATGCGGCGCTGGGTCGTGTCTTCCCACGCGCCATGGGCCTCCGCCGCGCGGGCAGCGCCGCGCTGGACTTGGCTCACACCGCCTGCGGCATCTACGACGGCTATTTCGAGCTGGGCCTCAAACCCTGGGATCTCGCCGCGGGCGTGCTGCTGGTGCAGGAGGCGGGCGGCCTCCTCGTGGATTGGGAAGGCGGTCAGTCCTGGTTCGACAGCGGCAACCTGGTGGCGGGCAACCGTGACGTGGTGCCGGGGCTGCTGGCGGAGCTGGCGGGCTGAAGCAGGCCGGCTAGATCCAAAGACGGATTCCGCGCTCATCCCTGTGAGCGTTCATGTGAGTGGACCAGCGGTTTTTATGTGAGGCGGACCTATGCCTTGGGTTCGCCTCCGGTGTTTATGGGTGATCAGTCCTTTTCTTCACAGGTGCGCGACTTCACCGCCGATCCGCATGCACCCCTTCAGCCGCGCCCAGATTAACCAGGGTCCCCGTTCCAAGGAGAAAGCTATGGCCGGTGTTTTCGACGTACCCCAAACCAGCTGGACCACGGACGATGTTCTGCATTTCGCGCGGCGGGCCGGTTTTCACCTGAAACCGGAAGCCGCTCAGGCCCTGGTGGCAGGAGGGCCCGCCGCGGCGGTGTCGGCGTGGATCAGCGCCAGCGCCGACGAAACCGCCTACCTGCAAGCCCGCAGCACCAAGGGCGATGTCTACTACGACGCCGATGTGGATGGATCCAACCAAGGGCCCCACGGATTCACCATCCGCCCCATCGGATCGATTTCCGAGGCGCAGGGGCACACCTGTTTCTCCCTCATGTTCAACCCGAACCAGGCCAAGGAGCGCATCGCCCTCTTCTGGCACCAGTTTTTCGCCACAGGCGCCGCCAAGGTGGATAACCCCACCCTCATGGCCAATCAATTCCAGCTGTTCAGGGACATGGGTCGGGGAGCCTTTCCGGATTTGCTCAAAGCGGTCAGCCACGACCCGGCGATGCTGCGCTGGCTGGATGGCATCGCCAACAGCGTGGATGGCTCCGGCAAGGCCCCCAACGAGAACTACGCCCGGGAAGTCATGGAGCTCTATTCCCTGGGCCCCTACAACGGCTACGGCGAGCCGGACATCAAGGCCATGGCCCAGCTTTTCGCCGGATGGACGTTCTACGCCAGCGGATCCGAGCTCTTCGAGGATTCCGGCCAGACCTACGCCACCACGGGGCATGCGGTGGTGGCCATGGGGCAGGCCAATCCGGTCAATGCGCCGCTCCTTCTGGACGGCCTTGGCGATACGCTGGCGGCCAATGAGAAGCTGCCCGAGCGCCGGGTGTTCCCTGCCAACGCCGCCGTCACCCTGTTCGGAAGCCAGGTGCCGGTGATGGGCGCCGACTTCGGCGATAACGCGCTCGCCCTCATCACCACCACCCGCAGCACCGAATGCGCCCAGTTCCTCGCGCGGCGCCTGCTGCGGCATTTCCTGGCGCCGGAATCGGATCTCAGCGCCACCGTGTTCAACGATTTCGCGGCCACGCTGAAGGCCTCCCATTTCGACATCGGAGCCTGCCTCACGAAGCTGTTCACCAGCCAGGAATTCTACCGGCCCCAGTACCGCTACTGCCTGGTGGAAGGCCCCGTGGCCTGGATGATCCGGCAGGCCCGCGCCCTTTGCCCCGATCTGGCGAAGGCATTGGCGACTCCTTTGAATGGAACCCCGGGAGTGCCAAGCTTTCCTGTGTTTGCGGGCGCCCAGAACAGTGACGAAGACGAACAGATCGCCTGGTACACGGGCTTCGCAGGCCAGAAGCTGCTCAATCCCAAAGGGCCCAACGGCTGGGCCGAACACCTGGGCTGGATCAACAGCAACGCGGCCCAGTACCGCAGCAGGCTGGCCGCTGCGCTTGCCTATGGCCCCACGGATTTCACCGGAGATGGGCGCGATCACCCAGGTTCTCCGACCGTCGGCTTCTTTCCCACGGGCGATATCAGCCTGTGGTTTCCCTCGAAACCCGCCGGGCCCACGGACGTTTGGAACCGGCTTATGGATCTCCTTCAGCCCGCCCCCATCCCGGCGGCGGCGCGCGACCAGCTTCTGACGGGGGACAATGGCCTCTGGGGACCCGGGCAGACCTTCGCGGCTTGGAACGCCACGGACCAGCGCAAGGCCCGGGATCTGGCCTTCCTCATCCTGTCCTCACCCCAGGCTCAGGTCCACTAGGAGCGCGCCATGACGACACGACGCACGTTTCTTCAGGTGATGGCTTCTGGGGCCACGGCTGCCCTGGGCCTTGGATGCTCCGGAGGCGGCAGAAAGGGGACGACCGCCGAGGGCGGATCACCCGGGACGGCTCCGAGTCTGGATAGCCTCTCGCCGACGCATGGCCTGCCCGGCGACTCCGTCACCCTCAACGGAACCAATCTGGCGGGTGTCACCCAAGTGCTGTTCGGCACGACCAGCGCCGTGCCAGGCAGCGTGGCGGCGGCCCGCCTGGTGGTGACGGTGCCGGCGGGGTTGGCTACGGGGGCGCTCAGCGTTCGCGCGCAGGCGGCGGCGGGCGCCAGCAATGGCCTTTCCTTCACCGTGGATGCCGCGACCCTGCCCCAACTGACCTCGGTGGTTCCGGCCAGCGCCGCGCCGGGGGCCACCCTGCAGGTGGCCGGACAGCATCTGGCTTCCGTGACAGAACTCCGTTTCGGAACAGTGCCGGCCACCCCGTCCGCGCTGACCGACACCGGCTTCCAGGTGGTGGTGCCCGTCGGCCTCACCGCGGGAAGCCTCTCCCTCTTGGCGCACAGTGCGGCGGGAGACAGCAATGCGCTGGCCTTCCAGGTGGGCTCCGCGGGGGGCGCCGCCGTGGCTGATCCCATCCTCGTGCACCT
This sequence is a window from Geothrix sp. PMB-07. Protein-coding genes within it:
- a CDS encoding DUF1800 family protein → MAGVFDVPQTSWTTDDVLHFARRAGFHLKPEAAQALVAGGPAAAVSAWISASADETAYLQARSTKGDVYYDADVDGSNQGPHGFTIRPIGSISEAQGHTCFSLMFNPNQAKERIALFWHQFFATGAAKVDNPTLMANQFQLFRDMGRGAFPDLLKAVSHDPAMLRWLDGIANSVDGSGKAPNENYAREVMELYSLGPYNGYGEPDIKAMAQLFAGWTFYASGSELFEDSGQTYATTGHAVVAMGQANPVNAPLLLDGLGDTLAANEKLPERRVFPANAAVTLFGSQVPVMGADFGDNALALITTTRSTECAQFLARRLLRHFLAPESDLSATVFNDFAATLKASHFDIGACLTKLFTSQEFYRPQYRYCLVEGPVAWMIRQARALCPDLAKALATPLNGTPGVPSFPVFAGAQNSDEDEQIAWYTGFAGQKLLNPKGPNGWAEHLGWINSNAAQYRSRLAAALAYGPTDFTGDGRDHPGSPTVGFFPTGDISLWFPSKPAGPTDVWNRLMDLLQPAPIPAAARDQLLTGDNGLWGPGQTFAAWNATDQRKARDLAFLILSSPQAQVH
- a CDS encoding inositol monophosphatase family protein, yielding MFETQRDACVAAAEAGGKVLLGYFRQLDPATITEKTKNDFVSDADRASEAAIRAELEFRFPQYGFVGEEGGASGDTERRWIVDPLDGTLNFVQGFPHWCVSVALWDAEGPVAGCVLDPLRGDCFLATRGQGATWNGKPMGVSKQPGLDGAFLATGFAYQLGDRWPRFHAALGRVFPRAMGLRRAGSAALDLAHTACGIYDGYFELGLKPWDLAAGVLLVQEAGGLLVDWEGGQSWFDSGNLVAGNRDVVPGLLAELAG
- a CDS encoding SDR family oxidoreductase gives rise to the protein MNPAKPQGATLMDPGKPLILVTGATGYIGGRLVPKLLEAGHRVRCLSRNPERLAGRSWPGVQMVKGDVSDSASLEAALAGVAQAYYLVHAMGEDRPDFRGRDLRQALAFAEACAKADVRRIIYLGGLGDPTRHRSDHLASRQEVGAALGSTGVPVLEFRAAVIVGSGSASFEMIRHLTERLPVMITPRWVNTRCQPIGVRDVLAYLREALSHPQVEGIFEIGGGDVLSYREMMLAYAETRGLRRTILPMNVPLPILSVLWVDLMTPIPLALAGPLVEGASTEVVVRDPRALDVFSVRPLTYRESLALALQRLDEDAVETTWASSLAGEPEGSSLGSHEGMLLARHSRHVKARPEAVFQVCCALGGENGWPAGNWLWQMRGWMDRALRGTGMRRGRRHPRELRVGDPVDFWRVEALEPDHLLRLRSEMKVDGHAWLQFIIRPEGTGTRLEQTAFFEPHGLLGLLYWYAVLPFHWFVFPGMIRALKKRAEAVM